CGACGAGCTAAGTCAACGCGTGAAAAAGATTTTGGCATCGCTTACTGACAAGTACCAAACAACCGAAGATGTCCTTCTTCTTGCGTGGATTCTAAAACATCCTATCAAAGTTTCGCCGGTGATCGGCACCACCAATCGCGAGCGAATCAAAAACAGCAGCCGCGCATTGGAACTCGAGCTGGAATTGGAAGATTGGTTTGAATTACTGAAAGCAAGTCAGGGGCGTAAGGTGCCTTAATTCGAATCGGCCATCAGTCGAAATCCACCACCAATTTCTACTTTAGGGATCTGAAACAATAGACAGTAACTTGATTTTTGATTTTCCTTTCAGCTTTGGACAGAAAAGTTCCTTGCTGCTTATCTTTTTCTTTTTCGGCTTGGTGTTCTCTCTGCTCACTTTGAGAATAGGAGTACTTCGAGAGAACAAAGCAAGCAAGTGGCTAAGCCTTTTACTCTTCCTTTGCACGATGTATATCACGCCCTATATGCTGGGGTATGCGAATTGGTATTCAGGAGGCGTTACCCGCGAGATTCTATTCTTTGTCCCTTTCATGCAAGTGTTCCTGATAGGTCCTGTGGTATTCTTTTACATGAAAAGCTTACTGGACAGTGGTTTTCGTCTTTCACAACGGGAATTTTTGCACTTTTTGCCTGCCGTTCTCTATGGGGTCTACAGTTTAGTCGTTTTCGTTACCGACAAATTAATCCTCGATGAATTCTACTTCTATGCGGATGGACGGGATAAAGATCTGGCGAATTGGTATCAGGCATCGGGCTTATTCTCGATGGCGATCTACTTAATTCTCAGCTTAAAATACTACACAGATTACAAGAAACGGATATTCAATGAGGTAAGTTATGCCGACACCATCTTGTTTCAGTGGATCCGAAATTTTACGATCGCGTTTTTAGGTATTCTCATTTTGAGAGTGCTGTTTTTTATTATCAACCCCGATTGGGGAGAATTTGGCAGTCAATTTTGGTACTACCTCTCCTTCTCATTCATCTTTTCATATGTTGCGATTGCGGGGTACACCAATGTAGTGAAGTACACAACACTTTCCGAGATTGGTCAGTCAGGATTTAATAAATATCAAAAGGTTGAACAGAAAGAAGTCGAGCAGGATGATAAATCTCAACCTGACTCCTCCTTGCTAAAAGAGACCAAGCCGAATCAGCTAGACGAAGCCCGAATTGTTGAATGGAAAACAAAACTTCAACATTTGATGGGTGAAAATCGGCTCTATGAAAACCCGAGACTAACCCTCACCGATGTCGCTCAAGAATTAGGTACGACTTCAAAACTAATTTCCACTGTAGTGAATCAAGGCTTCCGAATGAACTTCAATGACTACGTAAATCAATTTAGAGTAGAAGCGGTGCAGCAACGACTCAAGGCAGGTGAACATATTTCAAAAACATTGCTCGGTGTGGCATTGGAATGTGGCTTCAACAGTAAGGCGACTTTCAATAGAGCGTTTAAAAAGAATACCTCCATTTCGCCTAAAGATTTCCTTGAATCTTTAACAAATGAGTAGGTCTCAAATCAAGATTTGCAGCGATAGCAGCCTTTACCAAGTGCACCTTTGACAAAACAAATCGCCCTAGATATGAAAAAATTGATTCTGCTACCCGCCTTGCTTTTTGCAATCGCTACCTTTTGTCAAAGCCGGAAAATTCAGCTCGATTCATTGGTCAATTCGAAGATTGGTACAGAAGATCCTTCTGTTATGGTCGGAGTCGTCAAAGATGGAGAGATCATCTATACAAGCATTCGAGGCATGGCTAGTCTCCAGCACATGGTTCCTGCCAATGAAAATACCCGATCAAATATCGCTTCTACCGCCAAGCAGTTTACCGCTTTAATGGTTTTGGATCTTTCTATGAAGGGAAAGCTTAGCTTGGAAGATGACATCCGCGAGTTTATTCCAGATCTGTATCCTGAAGTCAAAGAGGAGATCAAAATCCGTCATTTACTCAATCACACGAGTGGTGTAAGAGATTACTGCGATCTGATGGGCATTCAACAAGATCCATGGTGGAGACGAGAAGGTCTTGATAACGACGAAGTGATAGAGTTTTTAACGCAACAAGAAACCGTCGCTTTTGAACCAGGGTCAGAATATGAATACAGTAATTCAGGCTATATACTTCTAGCCAAAGTTATAGAGGTCATTACGGAAGAGGAGTTTCACGAGTATTCAAGGCGCTACTTTGAAGAAATGGGAATGAATCAAACTAGATTTTTGGAAGACTACATGCGAATTGTTCCTAATCAAGCCCTGCCTTACTCCGATTGGGGAGATGGGGAATGGAAGCAATTCCCAATGATGACAAGCACCTATGGCGAAGGGTTTCTATTTACTACTCTCAATGATCAACTCTCTTTTGAAATACTGATTCAGCAAGCGACAGAATCTGGAAACGAACTATTGATAAAAAGTCAGGAGCCTATTCCAAATAGTGAAATTGAACAATATGGATTTGGGTTGGAACTATCGGATAAACTGGGATATATATCAGTCCATCACGCAGGTGGAACAGGATCTTACGGTTCGCAAATGGTTAGATATCCTGAAGAGAAGCTTTCCATATTTGTGATGAGCAGCAATAGTAAAGTATGGACAGGAGGGCTGGCTGACGAAATAGCCAGTGTATTCTTAGAAGAAATAGTGACCCCGATTGAATACGCCTCTCGTCTTGACTCAGTTCCCACGAAAAAACTCTCCAAGGACTTCAAAGGACAATATCTCGCATCTGATGGTCGATTGATTCGCATCGAAGAAGAGGAAGGTAATGTCGTTTGGAAATACGCCAACCAATATTCTATTCCGATTATTAAGGAGGAAGAAAATCTCTACCATGCCAGTTATGACGAGAACCTAAAAATCGGATTTTTTGAAACAGAAGTGGTGCTTTTCGATCCTGACGGAGAGACGACCATTTTTAAAAAGCATAAAATTGAAGAGCCTACACTAGCAGACTACGAGAGTTTTGTAGGCAAGTACTACAGCGATGAGTTGGACATGAACTTTAGCCTATCCTTGGTAGAAAACGACTTAATGATCGACTTAGACGGGTGGAGCAAGAAGAGAAAAGTAGAGGTTCTAAACCAAGATGACTTTTTGGTACGCAACTATATTCTCAAAGTGGAAAGAGATGAATTCGACCGTGTAGTTGCCATTTC
This genomic window from Cryomorphaceae bacterium 1068 contains:
- a CDS encoding AraC family transcriptional regulator produces the protein MLLIFFFFGLVFSLLTLRIGVLRENKASKWLSLLLFLCTMYITPYMLGYANWYSGGVTREILFFVPFMQVFLIGPVVFFYMKSLLDSGFRLSQREFLHFLPAVLYGVYSLVVFVTDKLILDEFYFYADGRDKDLANWYQASGLFSMAIYLILSLKYYTDYKKRIFNEVSYADTILFQWIRNFTIAFLGILILRVLFFIINPDWGEFGSQFWYYLSFSFIFSYVAIAGYTNVVKYTTLSEIGQSGFNKYQKVEQKEVEQDDKSQPDSSLLKETKPNQLDEARIVEWKTKLQHLMGENRLYENPRLTLTDVAQELGTTSKLISTVVNQGFRMNFNDYVNQFRVEAVQQRLKAGEHISKTLLGVALECGFNSKATFNRAFKKNTSISPKDFLESLTNE
- a CDS encoding serine hydrolase, which encodes MKKLILLPALLFAIATFCQSRKIQLDSLVNSKIGTEDPSVMVGVVKDGEIIYTSIRGMASLQHMVPANENTRSNIASTAKQFTALMVLDLSMKGKLSLEDDIREFIPDLYPEVKEEIKIRHLLNHTSGVRDYCDLMGIQQDPWWRREGLDNDEVIEFLTQQETVAFEPGSEYEYSNSGYILLAKVIEVITEEEFHEYSRRYFEEMGMNQTRFLEDYMRIVPNQALPYSDWGDGEWKQFPMMTSTYGEGFLFTTLNDQLSFEILIQQATESGNELLIKSQEPIPNSEIEQYGFGLELSDKLGYISVHHAGGTGSYGSQMVRYPEEKLSIFVMSSNSKVWTGGLADEIASVFLEEIVTPIEYASRLDSVPTKKLSKDFKGQYLASDGRLIRIEEEEGNVVWKYANQYSIPIIKEEENLYHASYDENLKIGFFETEVVLFDPDGETTIFKKHKIEEPTLADYESFVGKYYSDELDMNFSLSLVENDLMIDLDGWSKKRKVEVLNQDDFLVRNYILKVERDEFDRVVAISVSLSRAKNNRFAKKSNLQFQPKIEIAGGTISVTTIGSVDGSASDILLTKNYENGNEIWSQQFGGSSYDKASSIIDTEDGYLIVGSTSSYGKGNYDMFVIKTNKKGKKVWQNTFGEKMNEYGYTAEITPTGYLIKGTTQHCTDGDVFDCTTNIWMVSIDEDGNQLSSKVLEEM